In the genome of Nitratireductor sp. GISD-1A_MAKvit, the window TCGTGTTCGGCAGCGTGGGAGCGCTTGAAGGCACCGGACGCGCGGTGCATCGCGTCTGGGCCGAACGGGCCATCGCCCGCCTGTTTCCTGAACTGAAAGGCACGCGTTTCGAGGCCTCCTGGTTTGGACATATCGGCATGACCGCCGATCATTTGCCCAAACTGCATCGTCTGGATATCGGGGTCTGGGGCTTTTCGGGCTATAATGGTCGGGGCATCGGGCCTGGCACGGTGTTTGGCAAGGCGCTTGCCGATCTCCTGCTTGGCAATCTCGGCGAGAAGGACATGCCCCTGCCCGTGAGCGATGCATCGACCCAGCCCTACCGCAGCCTGCGGGAAGGCGTTTATCGCCTGGGTTCGCAGGCGGTCCACCTCATGCGGACGATCGCCTAGAAAAGATCGAGCTGGCTGTCGTCGCCGGCCGGCTTCTTCCGTGAGCCCGTGACGCGACTGCTTTCTACGGGCTCCTGCAAGCCGGGGCCGGCATTGGCCACCCTGTTGACTGCGTCCGAAACGGGCACTGCCTCGAAAAAACCGGGTTCGGCAGGCTTGAGAAGATCTGCCACGTGCCGGGGTTCCTGGTTGAGGCAATCCAGCCAGCGCTCGAAATCCTGCGGTTGGATGACCACGGGCATGCGGTGATGAATGCCTCGCAGATCTTCATTTGCCGCGGTTGTCAGGATGGCACCGGTATCGATCTCCGAGCCGCCGGGCTCCGCCCAGCTTTCGGCGAGCCCCGCAAATGCGATCAGGCCGCCCTTGCGCGGTTTGATCCAGTAAGGCTCGGGCGAGCCACCACCCGCTCGCCGCCATTCGTAAAAACCGCTCGCGGGTACAAGCGTGCGGCGATGGCGCATCGCCGTACGAAACGACGGTTTTTCGGCCGCCGTCTCGGAGCGGGCGTTGAAGAGCAGCGAAAGACCTTTCGGGTCTTTTGTCCAAGAGGGTATCAACCCCCAGCGGACCAGCATGCTTCTGCGTGGCGGCAGGTTGGATCCTGGTCGTTGCGGTGGTCCGGACATCACCATCAGCACGGGCTGTGTGGGGGCGATGTTGTAGCGCGGCGGAAATGGCTCGAAATCAGCAACGCCCAGTTGGTTCTGGACCGCCTCGGGCGTTTCCGTCAGGGCAAAACGACCGCACATCTCTTCCCTTCCCGCTAGTAACGCCCTGCCGCTTCCTCATAGAGATAGCGGTCGTAGAGGCGCTCGGCATCGCGCAACCGCCCTTCCGCCAGGAACAGGTCGGATTCTCTCAGCGTTATCCGGTTGCGCACCTTGCGACGCTCGTCGCCCTTGGGCGCGTCTTCGAGGTCGTCGTAGAGCTGTTCGAGTTCGCTCTTCAGACGATCATATTCGGACTGTGCATCGTGCACGCGTTTGCCCACCCGATATGCATTTTCAAAGGCCGGCGCGATTTCGGCCGGGCAAGAGTTGGCATAGCCGCGCCCCTCACGCCCTTCGCTCAGACCGTTTTCTGCCGTGCAGTAGCGACGAATGCCCGCTTCCCAGCCGGAACGCCAGGCATTTTCATCCACCGGCAGATCGTATTTCATACAGGCTTCGCGATGCCGCTGAACATAAGACACGCTGCGGCCGGCAGCGCCATCACCGCGCCCCAAATCTCCCCAGTTCACCGTTTCACATTCGCTTTCATTGAGCGTCGCACATGCCGACATTGCCAGCATCATCGTCAAACCGGCGATGAATTTTCCGCACCGCATTGCCTGCATGATTGCCTTCCCCTCTTTGCCAGACCATATCTGATGCACCGGACTGTTGGTCATGACACCGAAGGATGCAAGACATTTGCCGACGAAACCAAAGGAAATCCGTGCCGTATCCGCGGCGGTGGAGAAGGAGGGACGTTTTCTGCTGGTGCGCCGGGGCCGCGCCCCCGCAAAGGGACTGTTTGCCTTTCCGGGCGGACGTGTTGAAGCCGATGAGAGTGCGGATCAGGCCCTCGCGCGCGAGCTTCTGGAGGAAACAGGGTTGCGCCTTATCCATGCCAGCCCCTACCGGGAGATCGTCCTGCGAGGTGATGGCCCCGAGCAGATCTATCGCCTGACCGTGTTCTGCGCCTCGGTTGAGGCAGGTGAGGTCACCGCTGGCGACGATGCGAGCGAGGCCGGCTGGTTCGGGCGGCGCGAGATTGCAGCAATGCCACTCACCGAAACCACACGAGAAATGATCGATACACTGCAGAACAAAGCGGCTCGATGAGCCGCCGGGGTCTACTCCCCCACAATCTTGCCACGATTGTGAACGCCATGTGATATCTGCCACACTCATGGATGTTTGACAGTTGCAGACTGCCGGAGGACAACACGGTATGCAAAAATCACTGTTGGTTTCAGTTCTCCTCCTGGCCGTTGTTGCAGCGCCGCTTTCCCTGCGCGCCAACGAAGTCAGCTACGAGGCGCCCCTTCTGCGGCTTGCTGAAACACTCGGATCGGTTCACTACCTGCGCAATCTCTGCGGTGAGAAGAGCGAAACCTGGCGCGGCAGGATGGAAGAGCTTCTGGCAACCGAGGATCCCAGCCCCGCGCGTCGCGAAAAGCTCGTTGCAAGTTTCAACCGTGGTTACCGCGCTTTTGCCGGGACCTACGAAAACTGCACCGACCAGGCACTGAGAGCCATTGATCACTACATGACCGAAGGTGCACGCCTCTCGACAGAGATCGTGCAGCGATACGGAAACTGAGAGCAGCCAATGACGGGGAATGATCGGAATGTCGTGTATGCTTGGCGCTGGGGCTCTCAACAGCCAAGGGTGACGCGAAGCCTCCTTGCGTTTGTCATTTCGACCTCGCTCGCCATTTTTTCCGGGTCCGCTTTTGCGCTCAGCGAATTGCAGGAGCTGCCGCCGGGCCTTGAAGAGGAGGCAGACAGCGAAGGCGTGGAGCGCGTGCCGCTGCCTCCCCCGATCCGCCTGCCCTCAACATCTTCACAGTCCCCCGACGAAGACGCCCCTCCGCTGCGCGATGTGGTGCGCCCGGTAACGGACCCGGACAGGCAGCCGCCCGAAATTCACTACGACATGTCGCGTCTGCCCGAACCGGTGCAACGGATGCACGGGCTGATTGTCGAAGCAGCGAAGAGTGGCGATATCGAGAAACTGCGCCCTCTGATTGGCAGTGGAAACACGGGAACGCGGCTTTCGCTGGGAGGGCTGGACGGCGACCCGCTCGACTTTCTTCTGGAGCTGTCTGGCGATGAGGAGGGTCAGGAAATCCTCGCCATACTGCTGGAGGTTCTTCAGGCGGGATATGTGCATCTGGATTCCGGCACGCCCCAGGAGATGTATGTCTGGCCCTATTTCTTTGCCGTTCCGCTTGAAACACTCGACAAGAAGCAGCGGGTTGAACTTTTCACCCTGGTCACCGCTGGCGACTATGAGGATATGAAGAGCTTCGGCGCCTATATTTTCTATCGCGTGGGTATCACGCCCGAGGGGCGCTGGGCCTTTTTCGTTGCGGGAGACTAGGCGCATTCTTGCAATCCCGGAGCGTTTCCCCATATCCGGTCAGGACACGGGAGGAACCCTGATGCAAGCAATCGGGCCGGCGCAGGCAAGCGCCGACGAAAGGACGCATAATCCGCCCGGGCGCGGGCGCGTTTTACGGCGTGTCGCCCTGTTTCAGGTTAAGCTGATGGCCGATGGTCTGCGTGATGTGGTGCTGAGCCCACTGTCAATCGCGGCAGCCGCGCTGGGGCTTTTGTCACGTCGTCCCGACACCGAGATCTATCTCGACAGGCTCATGCGGTTTGGTCGGGAAACCGACCAATGGATCAATCTCTTCGACCATCGCAGCGATGCTGAAAAGACGCCGTCCCACTCACTGGACAGCATTGCACAGCAGATTGAAGAGGCGCTCCGGCGCGACTTTCAAACTGGCGGGCTTAGCGCGAAAAGCGCCAAGGCACTCGCTGAGGCGGCCGCGCGCCTCAGGGACAAGGCCAGGCGATAAAGTCAGCCGACCGCCGGCCCGGGTTGCAGCACACACAAAAGCACCTTAGCTAGAAACGGGTTGCGAGGACATCTCAGTTCTCCATCGACAGCACCGTGGAGCCAACATGCCGACCTGCCATCTGGACAATCGATCTCTCTTTCGATTGCAAGGTCCTGAAGCCGAATCTTTCCTTCAGAACGTGATCACCACCGATCTCTCTTCTCTTGGCGAAGGAGAATGCCGTCCATCGGCACTCCTCACCCCACAGGGTAAAATCCTTTTCGACTTCCTGATTTCGCGCTCTGGAAATGATGCGCTTTCAATTGAATGCCGTACCGAAGTCGCCCCCGATCTGGTCAAGCGCCTGACCCTGTACAAGCTCAGGGCCAAGGCAGAGATTTCCAAACCGGAGCAATGTGTTGTCGCGGTTTCATGGGAAACCGATTCTCCTTCTTCACACAGTGATTCAACTTTTCTGGACCGGCGCTTTCCCGACTCCTTGAAGGTTTGGCGTCACTATGGAGCGGTACCGAATGCCGACCGGGGCGAAGCGGACTTTGATCAGGTACGGGTCGCCAACGCGGTGGCTGAGAGCGGCAAAGACTATACGCTTGGCGATGCCTTTCCTCACGAAATACTCTACGACCAGAACGGTGGTGTCGGGCTTCGGAAAGGATGTTATGTCGGACAGGAAGTGGTATCCCGCATGCATCATCGCGGGACGGCGCGCCGGCGCCTTTTGATTGCCAGGGGCGCAGGGCCGGTTACCCGAGGCAGGCACGGCGTTGCAAAGCGGCGGAAAACCCCTCGGTGTTCTCGGTACCGTTTCAGGCAATGACGCTCTTGCAATTGCAAGAATCGACAGGGTGAAGGACGCCATGGATGCTGGTGTGCCCATAACCGCGAATGATATCGAAGTGACACTGTCGATCCCCTCCTGGGTCGGCTTTTCGTTTCCTGAGGGCGACGGAGAGGCCGGCTGATGCCAGAGGACCGCGCCTGGCAGAGAATGCTGTCCGGTCGACGGCTGGACCTCCTGAACCCCTCCCCGCTGGATATCGAGATCAGCGACATCGCCCACGGCCTCGCGCGCGTTGCCCGCTGGAATGGCCAGACCGAAGGAGACCACGCCTTCTCCGTGGCGCAGCATTCGCTTCTGGTTGAAGACATATTCCGGATGATTGTCCGTGACGCCACGCCGGAGCACTCACTGGCCGCGCTCCTGCACGACGCGCCGGAATATGTGATCGGCGACATGATCTCCCCGTTCAAGGCGACACTGGGCGACGACTACAAATCCGTCGAGAGGCGGCTGCAGCACGCAATACATCTCCGGTATTCGCTTCGCCCCGAACTGCCTGCAGCGCTCAGGAAGCAGATAAAACGCGCCGATCAGATTGCGGCGTTTCATGAAGCCACCCAGCTCGCAGGTTTTGACAGCTCCGAAGCTGCCCGCTTCTTCGGGCGTCCGCGCGGCATTGCTCCCCACACCATCCGGCTGGTTCCGCTCCCTGCCAGAAAAGCTCAGGATGCATTCCTCCAGCGTTTTGAACAAATTGAGGAAATAATAATAAATAAAACAGGTAAACTTTAAATCACGATGTATTTGTAAATACAACCAACAATAATTATAGGAAACAACGCAGGAAAATGCAGTCAGATATTGATGTGCGCTGAAACATAATTCCACATCATACGAACACTGACGCGGGCGGTGCTTGAAAACCTGTCAAAGGGTCGGGCGCGTTGCGTAAGGTGTTCAGATGGATCAAGGAACGGAAAAGCTTATCGTATCTGCGGCAGCCGGTTGGGATTTTGCCGAATCTTTAATTTCAAATTATGCGTTTTCGGTGCTTGGCGCTCTGCTGATTTTCGTATTCGGCATACTTTTCGCCGGTTTGCTGCAGCGTTGGGTCAAGCACATGCTCGGCGAAGTATGCGGTCTGGACGTCACTTTGACCTCCTTTCTCTCCAAACTCGCCCGCTATGCGGTTCTGATGCTGGTATGTGTCTCGATTCTGGCGCAGTTTGGCGTTCAGACCGCAAGCATCGTGGCCATGCTCGGTGCAGCAGGTCTTGCCATCGGTCTTGCGTTGCAGGGGACACTGCAAAACGTCGCAGCCGGCCTTATGCTCCTGCTTCTGAAGCCCTTCAATGTGGGGGACTATGTGGTGGCAAGCGGGGTAGCGGGTCACGTGGAATCTCTCGGTGTGTTTGCGACAGAGTTCAAAACCGACGGTGGCCTGCTCGTTGTCGCTCCCAACAGTTCTCTCTGGAACACATTCGTTACAAACCATTCGCGCAACGAGATGCGCAGGAATGAGGTGACGATATCGATCCGGGCCGATGACGACATCGACCGGGCTCAAGAAACGATGATCGAGATCGCCAAGGCAGACGAGCGGGTTCTGGACACGCCCCTGCCCGAGGCATTTGTTTCTTCGCTTGATGGCTGCGCGGTGGAGATGACGCTCCACTACTGGGTGGCAACACCGGACTGGTGGCAGGTGAGCTGCGACATGAACAAGGCAGTACGGCAGACATTCAACGCTTCCGGGTTCACCACCCCCTATCCGCGCTACGAAATTTCACAGCTTCCGGCAGACAAAAGGGTTCGCTTGCCGGCGGCATCCACAAAACGGGAGCAATTGGCATAGGCAACAGACGGGTTCCTGCAAGGGAGCCCGTTTTCTATCGCTCCAGGCGATCGATGAACCACTGGGTAAGACCGGTCCAGACGGCATCTTTCTCCCCCGCATCTTCGCAGCCGTGATCCAGATTGGGGTTGTCGTTGACTTCGATGACGAAGATGCCCTCCGGCGTTTCCTTCAGGTCGACGCCATATAGCCCTCTCCCGATGCAACGCGCTGCCCGCACCGCAGCGTCAATCACCTCTGCAGGGGTATCGGCAAGCCTGAACGAACGGAAACCTCCTTCATCGGGCCGTCCCTGCCGCTCATGGTTGACGATCTGCCAGTGCTTCTTTGCCATAAGATACCGGACCGAAAACAGCGGCGTGCCATCGAGGACGCCAATGCGCCAGTCGAACGTTGTCGGCAAAAATTTCTGGGCGATAAGCAGGTCGGAATCATCGAGCCATTTCAAGGCCAGCGTGCGAAGCTCAATCATATTCGAGGCCTTCTTCACACCACGCGAAAACGAACTGTCCGGTGTCTTGAGAACAAGTGGAAACCCAAGCAGATCGGCAGCACGCTCGAGGTCAACAGCACCGGCGATCATCACTGTGGGAGGGACCGCTACCCGGTTGGCGGCCATGAGCTCGTTGAGGTAAACCTTGTTGGTACACCGGATCATCGATAGCGGGTCGTCAATAACCGGCATTCCCTCCTGTTCGGCCCGGCGGGCGAAGCGGTAGGTGTGATTGGAGATGGAAGTGGTTTCTCGAATGAAGAGAGCATCGAAATTCGCAAGCCGCGGCAGATCCTTCTTCGTGATCGGCTCGACCTCAACCCCCATGCGGGCGGCCACGCGCGACCAGTGCTTGAGTGATGCAACACTCGATGGCGGCAGTTCCTCACGGGGATCGATCAGTGTGGCAAAACTGTATCGTGCGGGAACCCGGGTTCTGCTGTCGCGCCACTGCCGGCTCGTATAGCTTTGAAGTGAGGCGGTGAACCGCTCCTTCTCCACAGGACTCATTCGTGAGAGCGGTCGAAACCCGATGCGTGTGATCGTGGCCCATTCCCCATCGCGGATATGGACTTCGAGCAAGGGAGCGCGGAACCAGTCGAACAGAAGCTTTGCAAAGCGTTCCCAGGCTTTTTCCGGGCCTATGCCAAAGAAGACGCTTACGCTTGAGGGAAAGCTGCCACCAATCTCTGCGCGACAGCGATTGAGTGCCTGTTCGAGCTCCGGTAGCGCGTTCTCATAGAGTTTGCGTGCCGAAAGATCGATCATCGTTTCGACCGACGGGATTACCCGGTGACCGCGCGAACTGGCGAGCAGCGACGCATAATACCCCCGGCTCTGATAGGCATAACTGGACGAGAGGTTGATTATTTTGGGTCTCTGCCCGCGAAACAAGTCCGGATGGGCCAGATAGTCACGATTTGTGATAATCTTGTGAGGCGTAGCAGTCTCATCGAGATCGCTCTTTCTGCCTGTCAGGATGACCCAGCTCATTTGGGGTCGTTCTCCATGTCCGTCGGGTGCAGGGATTTTTCGAAACGAAGCGCATCCATGCGGTCCTGATAATAGTTCTCATATCGACCGAACTGTCGATATCCCATCCGTTCATAAAGCCGGATAGCCACCGGATTATCTTCCCGCACTTCAAGGCAAACGGTGGAACCGCCTTTTTCAGATGCCATACGTTCAATTGCGCCAAGCAATGCTGAAGCAACACCACGACCAACCGCGGCAGGATCGACCGCGATGGAGTAAAGGCGCACCTTCCGGCTGTTGCGTCGGGAAAGCGCCACTGCGTAGCCTGTGATCCGCCCACCCTCTTCTGCAACGCAGGCGATAGCACTCGCTGTCCCTATCAGGTGACGTAAAGACCGCCGCGACAGTCTGTCGCCTGAAAAAGCGGCATTTTCTATCGCTACCAGAGCATCCAGTTCACCTTTCTTGGGCGGCCTTGTCTCAACTGGCATGCCTGCTCTCCACGGCGATGGTCATATCCGCATTTTGGTTGTTGGAACCTATGTTTGCCGTCGTGAGTTAGGCTTGTTAGACACGCGAAGCGCGTCCAGCAAAAGCGGCGGGTTGATCCAGCTCGGCCGCCGCTTTTTGTTGCTTAGAGTGAACATCAACATGACCAAGGCCGCACACTTTTGGCCGGCAACGAAAAATACGGCACGGAGACATTCCCCGATATGGAAATGCAAACTGAGAACCTCATGACAGCCGCCCAGGCGGCCTGGACCCAAGTCAGCGCGTTTGCTGTATCTTACGCCTTCTCGATTCTCGGCGCCATCATTCTCATCATCGCTGGCTTTATTGTGGCGGGAATGGTGGAGAAATGGGTTGCCCGTACTCTTGAGCGCTTTCCTTCCTTCGATGTGACACTGACCAGTTTTCTGTCCAAAACTGCTCGCTATGCCGTTCTAATCCTCGTTGGTGTCACGGTTCTGGCGCAGTTCGGCGTGCAGACGGCAAGCATCATTGCCGCGCTGGGTGCGGCTGGCCTGGCAATCGGACTGGCCCTTCAGGGCACGTTGCAGAATGTTGCCGCAGGCATCATGCTCCTGGTTCTGAAGCCCTTCCGTGTCGGAGAATATGTGGAAGCGAGCGGCATTTCAGGAACAATCCAGACAATCGGCCTTTTTGCCACCGAAATGAAGACCGTCGACGGACTTTACATACTTGCGCCCAACAGCTCGCTTTGGAACACGTCGGTCACCAACTACTCACGCAATGCGCAACGCCGCAACGATCTCGTTATCGGCATCGGGTATAACGATGATATCGACCTTGCCCAGGAGACAATGCTTGCGCTCGCTGCGGGGGATGACCGGATACTGCAGGATCCGCAGCCGGCAACCTTCGTCTCCGAACTCGGCGATAGTGCGGTCAGCGTCACATTGCGCTACTGGACCAATACCGCTGACTGGTGGCAGACACGGCTCGACCTCACGAAAGCGGCGAAGCAGGCGTTTGATGAAAAGGGCATATCGATCCCCTTCCCCCAGCGCGACATCCACTATCTCCCCATCGAAAAAGACACGGCGGCCTAGCCGTTTCCTCCTCACGACGAAGCGACGTCAGCGCTTCGGTGCGTATCCAGACCCGCCGGGGCAAGCCGCCGGTGGGTTTTTTTTCATCATCAGTATTGATCGACAATGCAGCATTTGTCGATTTTTCTGATCGGAAGCCCGTACTATTCTCGCGTTTTCAGAGATCAGCGGCGATGGCTTTCATGACCCGACAACGCAGCATCCAATCGGCATCTTCAACCCCCTTTCCGTGGCTTATCGTCGTGTGTGGCTGCCTGATTGCGGCCATCAATTTCGGCCCTCGCTCCGCGATGGGCTTTTTTCAGCTCCCCATGCTGGCCGAGACCGGCTGGGACCGCACGACATTCGGCCTCGCCATGGCGATACAGAACCTGCTCTGGGGAGTGGGGCAGCCGGTTTTCGGCGCCATTGCCGACCGGTTCGGCACATGGAGGGTCCTTGCGCTATCGGCCATTCTTTATGCGGTCGGCCTTTTGATGATGTCGATCCCCACCCATGTGGGGATGCTTCACATTGGCGGTGGCGTTCTCGTGGGGCTGGGTGTCGCCGGTGGAGGCTTTGGCATCATTCTTGCCGCATTTGCGCGCAGCACCCCGGCCGAGAAGCGCAGCATGATTTTTGGGCTTGGCACGGCTGCCGGTTCGGCCGGCATGTTCATCTTCGCGCCCATAACGCAAGGCCTCATCACGGCATTCGGCTGGTCCGACGCACTGGTCTATATGGGCATCGCGATGCTGATCGTCCCCGTGCTTGCCATTCCGCTGGTTGGCAATGCGACCACCGCCAGAGACCGGAGTGAGGTGTTCGAACAGACGGTGCGGCAGGCCTTGCAGGAAGCCTTTTCCCATCGCAGTTTCATTCTTCTGGTTTCCGGATTTTTCGTATGCGGATTTCAGGTGGCTTTCATTACCGCGCACTTTCCCGCCTATCTTGGAGATATCGGGATCGATGCCCGCTATGCAGTGATAGCCCTGGCCCTTATCGGTTTTTTCAACATTATCGGATCCCTGGCTTCGGGATATATCGGCCAGCGCCACTCCAAGCCCGCATTTCTGGCCCTGATCTATATCGCGCGCTCGATTGCCGTCACTGCGTTCCTTCTGCTTCCCCAAACACCCACAAGCGTGATCATCTTCGCTATCGTGATGGGGCTTTTGTGGCTCTCCACGGTTCCCCCGACGAATGCTCTGGTGGCGATCATGTTCGGCACCGGTCATCTGGGACTTCTGGGAGGCCTCGTGTTTTTCTCTCACCAGATCGGTTCGTTTCTGGGTGTTTGGCTTGGCGGCTATCTATATGACATGTTTGGAAGCTACGATCCGGTCTGGTGGCTGGGCGTTGTCCTTGGCCTCTTCGCTGCCCTCGTGCACTGGCCAATCAAGGAAACCGCGGTAACCCGTCCCGGGTTGACCCCGGCACAGTAAAAACCGGTCAGAGGCCCTCCTCCCCACTGCGGGCGAGAACGGATAGAAAAGCCTGTCGGACGTCTGGCTCGTCCATGCCGCGCGGCTCGTAGACATTGCGGCGGAAGAAGTGGCCTGTCAGCCGATACGCATCCAGCAATGCTTCGCGGCCAGGGCTTTCAGTTCTGGAGATGAGAAAGGCCGGCAGTGGCAGCAGCTTTTCCTGCCAGGGCGCGCCTGCTTCACGGGTGACCGCTCGACCGGACTTCGGCGATACAAAGGCAAGTTTTTCGCGGTTCCCGGTCAGCGCGCATCGAGCCAGATCGAGCCCGAAGCCGAGTTCTTCCAGAAGTGCGAGCTCAAATTTCACCATCAAGGGTCCGGCGACATCCGGATCGTCGAGATGACTGGTGATGACTTTCAGGGTTTCGTAGAGACCTGCGTGAGGGTCCCGCTCGGGCATGAGCCTCAAATGGGCGGCAGCAAGCTGAATACCGTGAATTGCCAGTGCGGAAGCAAGGAGGCGCGCGGTGTTCTGTTCCAGCGGCTCGACCTGAAACAGGCCAAGATGCTCGGAAAGGCGGGCGCGCCAGACGAGCTCCACACGATTGCCCGGTTGCAGGAGCGGCTGCATGCGCCGCGAACGCCCCCCCTTCACCAGCCCG includes:
- a CDS encoding SOS response-associated peptidase is translated as MCGRFALTETPEAVQNQLGVADFEPFPPRYNIAPTQPVLMVMSGPPQRPGSNLPPRRSMLVRWGLIPSWTKDPKGLSLLFNARSETAAEKPSFRTAMRHRRTLVPASGFYEWRRAGGGSPEPYWIKPRKGGLIAFAGLAESWAEPGGSEIDTGAILTTAANEDLRGIHHRMPVVIQPQDFERWLDCLNQEPRHVADLLKPAEPGFFEAVPVSDAVNRVANAGPGLQEPVESSRVTGSRKKPAGDDSQLDLF
- a CDS encoding DUF2799 domain-containing protein, producing the protein MQAMRCGKFIAGLTMMLAMSACATLNESECETVNWGDLGRGDGAAGRSVSYVQRHREACMKYDLPVDENAWRSGWEAGIRRYCTAENGLSEGREGRGYANSCPAEIAPAFENAYRVGKRVHDAQSEYDRLKSELEQLYDDLEDAPKGDERRKVRNRITLRESDLFLAEGRLRDAERLYDRYLYEEAAGRY
- a CDS encoding NUDIX hydrolase; amino-acid sequence: MPTKPKEIRAVSAAVEKEGRFLLVRRGRAPAKGLFAFPGGRVEADESADQALARELLEETGLRLIHASPYREIVLRGDGPEQIYRLTVFCASVEAGEVTAGDDASEAGWFGRREIAAMPLTETTREMIDTLQNKAAR
- a CDS encoding TIGR02301 family protein, producing MQKSLLVSVLLLAVVAAPLSLRANEVSYEAPLLRLAETLGSVHYLRNLCGEKSETWRGRMEELLATEDPSPARREKLVASFNRGYRAFAGTYENCTDQALRAIDHYMTEGARLSTEIVQRYGN
- a CDS encoding YfbR-like 5'-deoxynucleotidase — encoded protein: MPEDRAWQRMLSGRRLDLLNPSPLDIEISDIAHGLARVARWNGQTEGDHAFSVAQHSLLVEDIFRMIVRDATPEHSLAALLHDAPEYVIGDMISPFKATLGDDYKSVERRLQHAIHLRYSLRPELPAALRKQIKRADQIAAFHEATQLAGFDSSEAARFFGRPRGIAPHTIRLVPLPARKAQDAFLQRFEQIEEIIINKTGKL
- a CDS encoding mechanosensitive ion channel family protein, with translation MDQGTEKLIVSAAAGWDFAESLISNYAFSVLGALLIFVFGILFAGLLQRWVKHMLGEVCGLDVTLTSFLSKLARYAVLMLVCVSILAQFGVQTASIVAMLGAAGLAIGLALQGTLQNVAAGLMLLLLKPFNVGDYVVASGVAGHVESLGVFATEFKTDGGLLVVAPNSSLWNTFVTNHSRNEMRRNEVTISIRADDDIDRAQETMIEIAKADERVLDTPLPEAFVSSLDGCAVEMTLHYWVATPDWWQVSCDMNKAVRQTFNASGFTTPYPRYEISQLPADKRVRLPAASTKREQLA
- a CDS encoding RimK family protein, with product MSWVILTGRKSDLDETATPHKIITNRDYLAHPDLFRGQRPKIINLSSSYAYQSRGYYASLLASSRGHRVIPSVETMIDLSARKLYENALPELEQALNRCRAEIGGSFPSSVSVFFGIGPEKAWERFAKLLFDWFRAPLLEVHIRDGEWATITRIGFRPLSRMSPVEKERFTASLQSYTSRQWRDSRTRVPARYSFATLIDPREELPPSSVASLKHWSRVAARMGVEVEPITKKDLPRLANFDALFIRETTSISNHTYRFARRAEQEGMPVIDDPLSMIRCTNKVYLNELMAANRVAVPPTVMIAGAVDLERAADLLGFPLVLKTPDSSFSRGVKKASNMIELRTLALKWLDDSDLLIAQKFLPTTFDWRIGVLDGTPLFSVRYLMAKKHWQIVNHERQGRPDEGGFRSFRLADTPAEVIDAAVRAARCIGRGLYGVDLKETPEGIFVIEVNDNPNLDHGCEDAGEKDAVWTGLTQWFIDRLER
- a CDS encoding GNAT family N-acetyltransferase, producing MPVETRPPKKGELDALVAIENAAFSGDRLSRRSLRHLIGTASAIACVAEEGGRITGYAVALSRRNSRKVRLYSIAVDPAAVGRGVASALLGAIERMASEKGGSTVCLEVREDNPVAIRLYERMGYRQFGRYENYYQDRMDALRFEKSLHPTDMENDPK
- a CDS encoding mechanosensitive ion channel family protein, which gives rise to MTAAQAAWTQVSAFAVSYAFSILGAIILIIAGFIVAGMVEKWVARTLERFPSFDVTLTSFLSKTARYAVLILVGVTVLAQFGVQTASIIAALGAAGLAIGLALQGTLQNVAAGIMLLVLKPFRVGEYVEASGISGTIQTIGLFATEMKTVDGLYILAPNSSLWNTSVTNYSRNAQRRNDLVIGIGYNDDIDLAQETMLALAAGDDRILQDPQPATFVSELGDSAVSVTLRYWTNTADWWQTRLDLTKAAKQAFDEKGISIPFPQRDIHYLPIEKDTAA
- a CDS encoding MFS transporter, which translates into the protein MTRQRSIQSASSTPFPWLIVVCGCLIAAINFGPRSAMGFFQLPMLAETGWDRTTFGLAMAIQNLLWGVGQPVFGAIADRFGTWRVLALSAILYAVGLLMMSIPTHVGMLHIGGGVLVGLGVAGGGFGIILAAFARSTPAEKRSMIFGLGTAAGSAGMFIFAPITQGLITAFGWSDALVYMGIAMLIVPVLAIPLVGNATTARDRSEVFEQTVRQALQEAFSHRSFILLVSGFFVCGFQVAFITAHFPAYLGDIGIDARYAVIALALIGFFNIIGSLASGYIGQRHSKPAFLALIYIARSIAVTAFLLLPQTPTSVIIFAIVMGLLWLSTVPPTNALVAIMFGTGHLGLLGGLVFFSHQIGSFLGVWLGGYLYDMFGSYDPVWWLGVVLGLFAALVHWPIKETAVTRPGLTPAQ
- the recO gene encoding DNA repair protein RecO, coding for MEWRDEGIILGARKHGETSVVLETMTAEHGRYLGLVKGGRSRRMQPLLQPGNRVELVWRARLSEHLGLFQVEPLEQNTARLLASALAIHGIQLAAAHLRLMPERDPHAGLYETLKVITSHLDDPDVAGPLMVKFELALLEELGFGLDLARCALTGNREKLAFVSPKSGRAVTREAGAPWQEKLLPLPAFLISRTESPGREALLDAYRLTGHFFRRNVYEPRGMDEPDVRQAFLSVLARSGEEGL